The following coding sequences are from one Streptomyces sp. NBC_01232 window:
- a CDS encoding DUF503 domain-containing protein, with protein sequence MYVGTLSFDLLLGDVHSLKEKRSVVRPIVAELQRKFSVSAAEVGDQDLHRRARIGVALVSGDAGFLSDVLDRCERLVAARPEVELLSVRRRLHGDED encoded by the coding sequence ATGTACGTGGGGACTCTGTCCTTCGACCTGCTCCTCGGCGACGTCCACTCGCTGAAGGAGAAACGCTCCGTCGTCCGACCCATCGTCGCCGAGCTCCAGAGGAAGTTCTCCGTGAGCGCGGCCGAGGTGGGCGACCAGGACCTCCACCGCCGGGCGCGGATAGGAGTCGCCCTGGTCAGCGGGGACGCGGGGTTCCTCTCGGACGTACTGGACCGCTGCGAGCGGCTGGTCGCGGCACGTCCCGAGGTGGAGCTGCTGTCCGTACGACGGCGCCTCCACGGTGATGAAGACTGA
- the infB gene encoding translation initiation factor IF-2, with protein sequence MAKVRVYELAKEFGVESKVVMAKLQELGEFVRSASSTIEAPVVRKLTDALQGPGGNAGKSAAKPGAPRKAAPAKPGAPTPGAAARPAAPKPGAPAPKPVVAEAPAAAAPAPVTPAASGPRPGPKAPAAPKPAPAAPVATEFSAPPAAPAAPARTERPAAAPGPRPAQQRPAQGQGGQAGARPGAPRPAGATPGAQSQRPAGAPGSQAPRPQGARPAGPRPGNNPFTSGGSTGMARPQAPRPAGAPRPGAPGAGGGQGAPRPQGGPGGAPRPQGPGAGRPTPGGMPRPQGGAPRPGGAPGGNRPNPGMMPQRPAAGGPGPRPGGGPGGRGPGAGGAGRPGGAGRPAGGGFAGRPAGPGSRPGGGGGFGGPRPGGGGFGGGPAGAGGGGRPGFGGRPGGPGARGGTQGAFGRPGGPARRGRKSKRQRRQEYEAMQAPSVGGVMLPRGGGETVRLSRGASLTDFAEKINANPASLVAVMMNLGEMVTATQSVSDETLEMLAGEMNYVVQIVSPEEEDRELLEGFDIEFGEDEGGEEYLMPRPPVVTVMGHVDHGKTRLLDAIRKTNVVAGEAGGITQHIGAYQVSTEVNEEERKITFIDTPGHEAFTAMRARGAKSTDIAILVVAANDGVMPQTIEALNHAKAAGVPIVVAVNKIDVEGADPVKVRGQLTEFGLVAEEYGGDTMFVDISAKQGLHIDSLLEAVVLTADASLDLRANPEQDAQGIAIESHLDRGRGAVATVLVQRGTLRVGDTMVVGDAYGRVRAMLDDKGNNVEEAGPSTPVLVLGLTNVPGAGDNFLVVDEDRTARQIAEKRAARERNANFAKRVRRVSLEDLDSVLKAGLVQELNLIIKGDASGAVEALESSLLQLDVGEEVDIRVLHRGVGAVTESDISLAMGSDAIVIGYNVRAAGRAAQMADREGVDVRYYSVIYQAIEEIEAALKGLLKPEYEEVELGTAEVREIFRSSKLGNIAGVLIRSGEVKRNTKARLLRDGKVVAENLTISGLRRFKDDVTEIREGFEGGINLGSFNDIKIDDVIATYEMREKPRA encoded by the coding sequence GTGGCTAAGGTCCGGGTATACGAACTCGCTAAGGAGTTCGGAGTTGAGAGCAAGGTCGTCATGGCCAAGCTCCAGGAACTCGGTGAGTTCGTCCGTTCGGCGTCCTCGACGATCGAGGCGCCGGTTGTACGCAAGTTGACCGACGCGCTGCAGGGCCCCGGCGGTAACGCCGGCAAGTCCGCCGCGAAGCCGGGTGCGCCCCGCAAGGCCGCCCCCGCCAAGCCCGGGGCTCCCACCCCGGGTGCCGCTGCACGTCCCGCTGCGCCGAAGCCCGGCGCACCGGCCCCCAAGCCGGTCGTCGCGGAGGCTCCGGCCGCCGCAGCGCCCGCACCGGTGACTCCGGCCGCCTCCGGCCCGCGTCCCGGCCCGAAGGCCCCGGCCGCCCCGAAGCCCGCTCCGGCGGCGCCCGTGGCGACCGAGTTCTCCGCGCCTCCGGCGGCCCCGGCCGCCCCGGCGCGCACCGAGCGTCCCGCCGCGGCTCCCGGCCCCCGTCCGGCGCAGCAGCGTCCGGCCCAGGGTCAGGGTGGCCAGGCCGGCGCCCGTCCCGGCGCCCCGCGTCCGGCCGGCGCCACCCCCGGCGCCCAGTCGCAGCGTCCCGCCGGAGCCCCCGGCTCCCAGGCGCCGCGTCCGCAGGGTGCCCGTCCGGCGGGTCCCCGTCCGGGCAACAACCCCTTCACCTCCGGCGGCTCCACCGGCATGGCGCGCCCGCAGGCGCCCCGTCCGGCCGGCGCGCCCCGTCCCGGTGCCCCCGGCGCCGGTGGCGGCCAGGGTGCTCCCCGCCCGCAGGGCGGCCCCGGCGGCGCTCCGCGTCCGCAGGGTCCCGGTGCAGGTCGTCCCACCCCGGGCGGCATGCCCCGTCCGCAGGGCGGCGCCCCGCGTCCCGGTGGTGCTCCCGGTGGTAACCGTCCGAACCCGGGCATGATGCCGCAGCGTCCCGCTGCCGGTGGTCCCGGTCCCCGTCCCGGTGGCGGCCCCGGTGGCCGTGGTCCCGGTGCGGGCGGCGCAGGTCGTCCCGGCGGTGCCGGTCGTCCCGCGGGCGGCGGCTTCGCCGGTCGTCCGGCCGGTCCGGGCTCGCGTCCCGGCGGCGGTGGCGGCTTCGGCGGCCCGCGTCCCGGTGGCGGCGGCTTCGGCGGCGGTCCGGCCGGTGCCGGTGGCGGCGGTCGTCCCGGCTTCGGTGGTCGTCCCGGTGGTCCCGGTGCCCGTGGTGGCACGCAGGGCGCCTTCGGCCGTCCCGGTGGTCCGGCCCGTCGTGGTCGCAAGTCCAAGCGTCAGAGGCGCCAGGAGTACGAGGCCATGCAGGCCCCGTCCGTCGGCGGCGTGATGCTGCCGCGCGGTGGCGGCGAGACCGTGCGCCTGTCGCGCGGTGCCTCCCTCACCGACTTCGCGGAGAAGATCAACGCCAACCCGGCGTCGCTCGTCGCCGTGATGATGAACCTCGGCGAGATGGTCACTGCCACGCAGTCCGTCTCCGACGAGACGCTCGAGATGCTGGCCGGCGAGATGAACTACGTCGTCCAGATCGTCAGCCCGGAGGAAGAGGACCGCGAGCTCCTCGAGGGCTTCGACATCGAGTTCGGCGAGGACGAGGGCGGCGAGGAATACCTCATGCCGCGTCCGCCGGTCGTGACCGTCATGGGTCACGTCGACCACGGTAAGACCCGACTGCTCGACGCCATCCGCAAGACGAACGTCGTTGCGGGCGAGGCCGGTGGCATCACGCAGCACATCGGTGCGTACCAGGTCTCCACCGAGGTCAACGAAGAAGAGCGCAAGATCACCTTCATCGACACCCCGGGTCACGAGGCGTTCACCGCCATGCGTGCCCGTGGTGCGAAGTCGACCGACATCGCGATCCTCGTGGTCGCGGCCAACGACGGCGTCATGCCGCAGACGATCGAGGCGCTCAACCACGCCAAGGCCGCCGGCGTCCCGATCGTCGTCGCGGTCAACAAGATCGACGTCGAGGGTGCCGACCCGGTCAAGGTGCGCGGTCAGCTCACCGAGTTCGGTCTGGTCGCCGAGGAGTACGGCGGCGACACGATGTTCGTCGACATCTCCGCCAAGCAGGGTCTGCACATCGACTCCCTGCTCGAGGCCGTCGTCCTCACCGCCGACGCCTCGCTCGACCTCCGCGCCAACCCGGAGCAGGACGCTCAGGGTATTGCGATCGAGTCCCACCTCGACCGCGGCCGCGGTGCCGTTGCCACCGTCCTCGTCCAGCGCGGTACCCTCCGCGTCGGCGACACGATGGTCGTGGGCGACGCCTACGGCCGCGTGCGCGCCATGCTCGACGACAAGGGCAACAACGTCGAGGAAGCGGGTCCGTCGACCCCCGTCCTGGTCCTGGGTCTCACCAACGTCCCCGGCGCCGGCGACAACTTCCTCGTCGTCGACGAGGACCGTACGGCCCGTCAGATCGCCGAGAAGCGTGCTGCGCGTGAGCGCAACGCCAACTTCGCCAAGCGCGTCCGTCGTGTGTCCCTCGAGGACCTCGACTCCGTGCTCAAGGCCGGTCTGGTCCAGGAACTCAACCTCATCATCAAGGGCGACGCGTCCGGTGCGGTCGAGGCTCTCGAGTCCTCGCTGCTCCAGCTCGACGTCGGTGAAGAGGTCGACATCCGGGTCCTGCACCGCGGTGTGGGTGCGGTCACCGAGTCCGACATCTCGCTGGCGATGGGCTCCGACGCCATCGTCATCGGTTACAACGTCCGTGCGGCCGGCCGTGCCGCGCAGATGGCGGACCGCGAGGGCGTCGACGTCCGCTACTACTCGGTGATCTACCAGGCCATCGAGGAGATCGAGGCGGCCCTGAAGGGTCTCCTCAAGCCGGAGTACGAAGAGGTCGAGCTCGGTACGGCGGAGGTCCGCGAGATCTTCCGCTCGTCCAAGCTGGGCAACATCGCCGGTGTCCTCATCCGGTCGGGCGAGGTCAAGCGCAACACCAAGGCGCGGCTCCTGCGCGACGGCAAGGTCGTCGCCGAGAACCTCACCATCTCCGGTCTGCGCCGCTTCAAGGACGACGTCACCGAGATCCGCGAGGGCTTCGAGGGTGGTATCAACCTCGGTTCCTTCAACGACATCAAGATCGACGACGTCATCGCGACGTACGAGATGCGCGAGAAGCCCCGCGCGTAA
- the rbfA gene encoding 30S ribosome-binding factor RbfA, with the protein MADNARAKKLADLIREVVAEKLLRGVKDPRLGTHVTITDTRVTGDLREATVFYTVYGDDEDRASAAAGLESAKGVLRSAVGRAAGTKFTPTLTFVADALPENAKTIEDLLDKARSSDAQVREVSSGAKYAGDADPYKKPGEDDEDAAGE; encoded by the coding sequence GTGGCCGACAATGCGCGGGCGAAGAAGCTGGCGGACCTCATCCGGGAGGTGGTGGCCGAGAAGCTCCTGCGCGGAGTCAAGGACCCCCGCCTCGGGACGCACGTGACCATCACGGACACCCGCGTCACCGGCGACCTGCGGGAGGCCACGGTCTTCTACACGGTCTACGGCGACGACGAGGACCGGGCCAGCGCGGCAGCGGGCCTGGAGAGCGCCAAGGGCGTGCTGCGCTCCGCGGTCGGCCGGGCGGCGGGCACCAAGTTCACGCCCACCCTGACCTTCGTCGCGGACGCCCTCCCGGAGAACGCCAAGACCATCGAGGACCTCCTCGACAAGGCGCGTTCCTCCGACGCCCAGGTGCGGGAGGTCTCCTCCGGTGCGAAGTACGCCGGCGACGCCGACCCGTACAAGAAGCCGGGCGAGGACGACGAGGACGCAGCCGGGGAATGA